One region of Pyramidobacter sp. YE332 genomic DNA includes:
- a CDS encoding NADH-quinone oxidoreductase subunit C, translating to MDMLASAQSKKYPTSMEIYADKNVNYKTPQEALEFLQSRFGDAVTETELREYKEGVCQYSRWHLLLTVRRERFLDLVDALGELDFPHFHVTSGNDDGDAIRQIYHFSLFRREGRGKELTVTVTVRVPETDLVMPSLHGRNPGVGFSEREMNEMLGVAHDGQPNTDLVFLPDGWDRAILPWRRDETGPEGKGVINELD from the coding sequence ATGGACATGCTGGCAAGCGCGCAATCGAAAAAATATCCCACGTCGATGGAAATCTACGCGGATAAAAATGTGAATTACAAAACGCCTCAGGAAGCGCTCGAATTTCTTCAGAGCCGTTTCGGCGACGCCGTGACGGAAACGGAGCTGCGCGAGTACAAAGAGGGCGTATGCCAGTATTCGCGCTGGCATCTGCTGCTTACCGTCAGGCGCGAGAGGTTCCTCGATCTCGTGGACGCCCTCGGTGAGCTGGACTTTCCCCATTTTCACGTGACCAGCGGCAACGACGACGGCGACGCGATCCGGCAGATCTACCACTTCTCGCTGTTCCGCCGCGAAGGACGCGGCAAGGAACTGACGGTCACGGTCACGGTGCGCGTGCCCGAGACCGACCTGGTCATGCCGTCGCTGCACGGGCGCAATCCCGGCGTCGGTTTCAGCGAGCGCGAGATGAACGAGATGCTCGGCGTCGCTCACGACGGACAGCCCAACACGGATCTCGTCTTCCTGCCCGACGGCTGGGACCGCGCGATCCTGCCCTGGCGCCGCGACGAGACCGGCCCCGAGGGCAAGGGCGTCATCAATGAGCTCGATTAG
- a CDS encoding nickel-dependent hydrogenase large subunit yields MTKTYKLPIGPAHVGLKEPVTAWLDIEGERIVDATVRPGAIHRGIEFMSRERNPVQVIFLAERICGICSFSHSIAYAKAVEDAAKVQVPVRGQYIRSLVLELERVHSHILWLSVACYSIGFDSAFHLGMALREKVMDVLEALTGNRVNYAVTAIGGVRWDVTPKVDRVVRDMIAYYRSEFHEYYDAVINDPVVKARLRDVGVLPTGDAVRLDALGPTSRGSGVRADVRESSPYDAYCDIPVKAIVPQDYFGEVHGDVLDRFLVRLLEVYQSLDLLESILEGLPEGPITAFPKPVAGLAKLKAAGGFGYGCIEAPRGDVTHVVELKAGDENVFMWKVRAPTYANAQAWPLMFIGNEIADAALIINSIDPCISCMERMVLTDRAANRQGVVTKDELLKMSREKTADLRRKMGQC; encoded by the coding sequence ATGACCAAAACCTATAAACTTCCCATCGGTCCCGCGCACGTGGGGCTCAAGGAACCTGTCACGGCGTGGCTCGACATCGAGGGGGAACGCATCGTCGACGCGACGGTCCGCCCCGGCGCGATCCATCGCGGCATCGAGTTCATGAGCCGCGAGCGCAATCCCGTCCAGGTCATCTTTCTGGCCGAGCGGATCTGCGGCATCTGTTCGTTCAGTCATTCCATCGCCTATGCCAAGGCCGTGGAAGACGCCGCCAAAGTCCAGGTGCCCGTGCGCGGTCAATACATCCGCTCGCTGGTGCTGGAACTGGAGCGCGTTCACTCCCACATCCTGTGGCTGAGCGTGGCCTGCTATTCGATCGGTTTCGACAGCGCCTTTCACCTCGGCATGGCCCTGCGCGAAAAGGTCATGGACGTCCTGGAAGCGCTCACCGGCAACCGCGTCAACTACGCCGTGACGGCCATCGGCGGCGTGCGCTGGGACGTGACGCCGAAGGTGGACCGCGTCGTGCGCGACATGATCGCTTATTACCGCAGCGAGTTCCACGAATATTACGACGCCGTGATCAACGATCCGGTGGTCAAGGCCCGTCTGCGCGACGTAGGCGTGCTCCCCACGGGCGACGCCGTGCGTCTGGACGCGCTCGGGCCGACGTCGCGCGGCAGCGGCGTGCGCGCCGACGTGCGCGAGTCGTCGCCCTACGACGCGTACTGCGACATTCCCGTCAAGGCCATCGTGCCTCAGGACTATTTCGGCGAAGTTCACGGCGACGTGCTCGACCGTTTCCTCGTGCGCCTGCTCGAGGTCTATCAATCGCTCGATCTGCTCGAAAGCATCCTCGAGGGGCTGCCCGAAGGCCCGATCACGGCGTTTCCGAAGCCGGTCGCCGGGCTGGCCAAACTGAAGGCGGCCGGCGGCTTTGGCTACGGCTGCATCGAGGCGCCCCGCGGCGACGTCACGCACGTGGTGGAGCTGAAAGCCGGCGACGAGAACGTCTTCATGTGGAAAGTCCGCGCCCCCACCTACGCAAACGCCCAGGCCTGGCCGCTGATGTTCATCGGCAACGAGATCGCCGACGCGGCGCTGATCATCAACAGCATCGACCCGTGCATCTCCTGCATGGAGCGCATGGTGCTGACCGACCGTGCGGCGAACCGTCAGGGCGTGGTCACCAAGGACGAACTTTTGAAGATGAGCC